AGTGGACGGCGGCCGCCGGTCTGGTGGCCAGCTACGACGGCGTGCGCAGCGCGCGGCCCGGCAAGGCCACGCCGGATGCCGGGCCACCGCTGCTGAGGCTGTGGATCGATGGCTGCTCCGAGGGCATGGCCCAGTCGTTGCGCATCGCCCGCATCACCCTCTGGGGGCGCTGAGCCGATCAGTGCAGGGCGGCGGGGCCGCCGTGCAGGCGGCGCCAGGTCTGCGAGGGCAGTTCATCGTAGAGCGCCCGGTAGTCCTGTGCGAACAGGCCCAGGTGCCAGAAACCCCATTGGGTGGCGGCTTCGGCCACGGAACGGGCCTCCTTCAGGGCGCGGCGCGCGCCGGCCAGACGCACGGTGCGCAGGAAGGCCGCCGGCGCCAGGCCGGTCACCTGCTGGAAGGCGGCCTGCAGGGTGCGCCGGCTCACGCCCAGGGCCTGGCACAGCGTGGCCACGGTGTGGGGTGTTTCGGGGTCGTCGCGCACGAAGGCCTGGGCGCGGGCCACCAACTGGGCCGCCCGGTGGGGGGCCGTGGGCGTCAGACTGCCCGGCAGCAGGGCCAGCACGTTGGACATCAGGGCCTGCTGCAACTGGGTGCAGGCCCGTTCGTCGTCCTGCCGCGCGGGCAGGGCGGTGATGAGCGCCAGGGCACCGCTCAACTGCTCCTGCAGTGCGCGCAGGCCGGCGGGATCGGCACGATGCAGGCCGGCCTGCGAGGCCAGGCGCCCCAGGGCAGGGTGGTCTTCCTCGGTGGCCAGGGCCAGCAACTCGTCCAGCGGCAGGTCCAGGCCCGCCATCGACAGCCCTTCTGGCGTCATGAACTCGAAGCCGTCGGCGCCGCTGAAGCTGCAGAAGTGCGCCTCCCGGGCCGGCCCCTGCCAGTCGGTGTGGCCGCAGAAGCTGACCGGCCCCCGGCCCAGCGACAGGGGCACCCCCAGGGCCAGGCGGTCGGCCGGACGCGCACCACGCTGCAGCAGACGGCGGCTGGTGTCCTCCACAAACAGGTGCATCCGCGCCAGCCGTGCCTCGACGAAGCGGCCCTCGAAGGCGCCCGATGACAGCTGCACATAGTCTTGCTGCCAGCCCTGCAGCAGGGTGGCCTGCTCGTCCACATCGTGGGAGGAGCGCTGCAACAGCAGGGGGCGCGGGACGAGGGCGTGGCTCATGGCGTGATGCGGGAATGTGGTGCGGTGCTTGCAAACCATGTGCCACGGCAGGCAGGCGGCGAGCCGCTCCACCACGCGCTGCCCGACTTGCTGATTTGCGGCTTGCCGATTTGCGATAGACCGCCCCGGCCCGGATGCGGACCATCACGCCATTGCATCGAGCGAGGAGTGAACGCAATGAGTCAACCTGGGCAACTGAAGCCGGCGCTCAACGCCTGGCACCTGTGGGGCCTGGCCGTCGGCCTGGTCATCTCCGGCGAGTACTTCGGCTGGAGCTACGGCTGGGCCAGCGCCGGCACGCTGGGCTTCCTGGTGGCCACCATCCTGGTGGCGGCCATGTACACCACCTTCATCTTCAGCTTCACCGAGCTGACCACCGCCATCCCGCATGCGGGCGGCCCATTCGCCTATGCCGAGCGCGCCTTCGGCCCCACCGGCGGCTTCATCGCCGGCTTCGCCACGCTGGTGGAATTCGTCTTCGCGCCGCCCGCCATCGCGCTGGCCATCGGCGCCTACCTGAATGTGCAGTTCCCGGCGCTGGACCCGAAGTGGGTGGCGGTGGGGGCCTATGGGGTCTTCATGGCGCTCAACATCGTCGGCGTGAAGACGGCGGCCACCTTCGAACTCTTCGTCACCATCCTGGCCATCTTCGAGCTGCTGGTCTTCATGGGTGTGGTTTCGCCGGGCTTCTCGGTGGCCAACTTCGTGGCCAAGGGCTGGGCCGGCTCGGACACCTTCAGCCCCGCGGCCTGGTCGGGCATCTTCGCGGCCATCCCGTTCGCGATCTGGTTTTTCCTGGCCATCGAAGGCGTGGCCATGGCGGCCGAGGAGGCCAAGCACCCGCACCGCACCATCCCGCGCGCCTACATCGGTGGCATCCTGACCCTGGTGGTCCTGGCCCTGGGCGTGATGTTCCTGGCCGGCGGCGCCGGCGACTGGAACAAGCTCTCCAACATCAACGATCCGCTGCCGCAGGCCATGAAGATGATCGTGGGTGAGCACAGCGGCTGGCTGCACATGCTGGTGTGGATCGGGCTGTTCGGCCTGATCGCCTCCTTCCACGGCATCATCCTGGGCTACTCGCGCCAGATCTTCGCGCTGGCCCGCTCGGGCTACCTGCCGGGCCTCCTGGCGGCGGTGCACCCGCGCTTCGGCACCCCGTGGGTGGGGGTGCTGGCCGGTGGCGTGGTGGGCATCCTGGCCATCTTCAGCGACCAGTGGATCGTGATCGGCGGCCAGCCGCTGACGGCCAACATCGTCACCATGTCGGTGCTGGGCGCCATCGTCATGTACATCATGTCCATGGCCAGCCTGTTCGTGCTGCGCCGCAAGGAACCGGGCCTGACGCGTCCTTTCCCGGCCATCGGCTACCCCGTGCTGCCGGCCATCGCCCTGGTGCTGGCGGTGGGCTGCCTGATCACCATGGTCTGGTTCAACACCCTGCTGAGCGCCATCTTCCTGGGCGCCATGGCGGTGGCCTGGGTGTACTTCCACTTCTTCACCGCCCAGCGCCGCGCCGCGGTGGCCGAGCTGACCGTGGTCAGCGTCGAGGTGGTGCAGACCCAGGGCTGAGCGGATACTGGCTGGCATGGCATACACCCACACCCTGGGCGGGCAGGTCTGGTCCTTTGCCGACCTGAAGACCCTGCTCGCCAAGGCCAGCCCGCTGCGCTCGGGCGATGTGCTGGCCGGCTTGGCGGCCAGCACCGCCGCCGAGCGCATGGCCGCCCGCATGGCGCTGGCCGAGCTGCCGCTGCGCACCTTTCTGAACGAGGCGCTGATCCCGTACGAGGAAGACGAGGTGACGCGCCTCATCCAGGACCGGCATGACGAGGCGGCCTTCGCCGAGATCGCCCATCTCACCGTGGGCGATTTCCGCGACTGGTTGCTGATCCAGGCGGTGGCGCCCGACGGCGAGGCGGCGCTGACCCGGGTGCGCGCCGGCATCACGCCCGAGATGGCAGCGGCCGTCAGCAAGCTGATGCGCAACCAGGACCTGATCCTGGTCGCCCGGCGCTGCCGGGTCATCACCCGCTTTCGCAACACCCTGGGTCTGCCGGGGCGCATGGCCATGCGCCTGCAGCCCAACCACCCGACCGATGACGCCCGCGGCATCGCCATCTCCACGCTGGACGGCTTGCTCTACGGCGTGGGCGATGCGGTCATCGGCATCAACCCGGCCGGTGACGGCCTGGGCCCGCTGACCGGGCTGATGCAGCTGATGGACGAGGTGATCCGGCGTTTCGAGATTCCGACCCAGTCCTGCGTGCTCACCCATGTCACCAACCAGATCAAGGCGATGGAGCAGGGCGCGCCGGTGGACCTGGTGTTCCAGTCCATTGCCGGCACCGAGGCGGCCAACCGCAGCTTCGGCATCGACCTGGCGGTGCTGCGCGAGGCCCGCGAAGCCGCCCTGAGCCTGAAGCGCGGCACGCTGGGCGACAACGTCATGTATTTCGAGACGGGGCAGGGCTCGGCCCTGTCGGCCAACGCCCACCATGGCGTGGACCAGCAGACCTGCGAGGCCCGCGCCTACGGCGTGGCCCGGGCCTTCGAGCCGATGATCTGCAACACCGTCGTCGGCTTCATCGGGCCGGAATACCTCTACGACGGCAAGCAGATCATCCGCGCCGGGCTGGAGGACCACTTCTGCGGCAAGCTGCTGGGCCTGCCCATCGGCTGCGACGTCTGCTACACCAACCATGCCGAGGCCGACTCGGACGACATGGACACGCTGATGACCCTGCTGGGCGCGGCCGGCGTGACCTTCCTGATCGGCGTGCCAGGGGCGGACGATGTGATGCTCAACTACCAGAGCACCTCCTTCCACGACGCGCTGATGCTGCGCCAGGTGCTGGGCTTGAAGCGCGCCCCGGAGTTCGAGGCCTGGCTGCAGCGCATGGGTTTGACCGATGACGCCGGCCAGCTGCTGCCGGTGACGCCCGCACACCCGCTGCTGCAGCATTTCGGAGGGTTTTGAGATGGCCAACGATCTCGTGCGTCCCGACCCCTGGGCCGGTCTGCGCGCCCAGACCCCTGCCCGGGTGGGCCTGGGCCGTGCGGGCGGCAGCCTGCCCACGCGCGAACTGCTGGCCTTTGGCGCGGCCCATGCCCAGGCCCGCGACGCGGTGCACCTTCCGCTGGATGTGCCGGCCCTGGTGGCGCGCCTGGCCGCGCTGGGCGGCCCGCCGGTGCTCACGGTGCAGAGTGCGGCACCTGACCGCGCCACCTACCTGCTGCGACCGGACCTGGGGCGCCGACTGTCCAGCGAAAGCGCCCAGGCGCTGGACGAACGGCGTGCTGCCCCATGCGATCTGCTGCTGGTGATCGGTGATGGCCTCTCGGCCGCCGCCATCGAGCGACAGGCGGTGCCGCTGGTCGAGGAACTGCTGGTTCGACGGCCGGAGGGTTGGACCCTGGGCCCGCTGGTGGTGGCCACCCAGGCCCGCGTGGCTCTGGGCGACGACATCGGCGCCCGTCTGGGCGCGGCGCAGGTGGCGATGTTGATCGGCGAGCGGCCGGGGCTCAGCTCGCCGGACAGCCTGGGCATCTATCTGACCCACGCCCCGCGCATGGGCCGCAGCGACGCCGAGCGCAACTGTCTGTCCAATGTGCGCCCCGAGGGCCTGGCCCCGGCCGAAGCCGCCCGCAAGCTGTGGTGGCTGGCCGAAGCCGCGCGCACGCTGCAACTGACGGGGGTGGGGCTGAAAGACCGCAGCGATGAGAGGTCCTTGTCCGGGGTGGGCGACTGAAACGAGTCAGACCGGCTTCAACCTCACCACCGGTCGCTCCGGCTTGCGCCGGGCGACCTCGGTGAAGCCGGCTTCGGTGTAAAGAGAGGCTGGCCCGAACCAGAGGTTGTCGTCTTCCAGCGGGCCCGGCTTGTCCACCGGGTAGGCCTCCAGCGTCACGCCGCGCCGATGGGCCTCCTGCATGGCTGCCGCCAACAGGGCACGGGCTACGCCCCGCCCACGGTGTGTGGGCCGCACGACGAAGCAGATCACCGACCAGACCGGCTGCTCGTCCACCGGTTTCATGACTGGTGAGCGGGCCAGCTTGGCGTAGTCCTCGCGGGGGCCGAAGGACAGCCAGCCCACCGCCTGCGAGCCCTCGTAGGCCAAGATCCCAGTGAAGACACCGGCGTCCACCAGGGCCTGGAACGCGTCGCGGTTCACGTCGGCCTTGCGTTGCCCCGGCGGGACAACCGGTTCTCCGCTGCGGCGGTAGTACATGCACCAGCAGGTTCGCGCCTGGGCGCAGCCCCTGGCCCGGAAGAGGTCTTCCAGGTCGGACCAGGTCTCGGGTGTCAGGGCGGCGGTTCGCAGGAGCTGGGCAGTCATGTCGCCATGCTGCCAGTGCGGACCGCTTCAGGCCAGAGGGGGCTTGCCGGAGCCGATGCGGACGGCCTGGATCAGGGCCGTGGCGGCCATTTCCGCATTCAAAGCGGTTTCCAGCGGTGCGCGGCACAGGCCGGCCTGGTTGTAGTGCAGGTTCTCGTAGACGGTCGCGGCGGCGGGGAAGGCCTGCAACAGCCGGTCGAGCGCCTCGTCCATGGCCAGCGGCTCCAGTTGATGGGCCAGTTGCTGCACCACCTGACGGTATTGCGCAGGGCTGACACTCAGCGGCTGCGCGTCCAACCGCTGCAGCAGCGCCGCCATCTCGGCCACGGCCTTCAGGCGTTGGGGAAGTACGAGCACATGTGAGGTGTCCATGGCCCCAAGCTGCGGACGTTCATGAGGATTTCAAGCCCTGCGACGCACGGCCCGAGCAGCGCGGGCCAGTTCGTGATTGACGTGGGCCACGCGGCAGGCGGCCAGTTCGGCCAGCGTCAGGCGCCGCAGCAGCCACTGGTTGAAGTCCGCGCTGGGCTGGGCCTGGGGCGGCGCGGGCCAGGTCTGCGGCAGTTCCTCTTCCAGGTGGCTGCGCAGGATGCGGGCGATTTCGGCACCGTGGGCCTGCAGGGCCGGTTCCACCTGGCGCCGATCGAGTTCCGCCTGCCGGTAGCTCAGCAGACGCCGGATGCCCGAGAGCTGGGCCAGCAGCACATGGCACTGTGCCAACAGGCCGGCCAGGGTGCGCAGGGGCAGGCGGACTGCTTCGGGCTCCACCGCGGTGCGCCGCGCGGCCAGGGCCAGGGCGCCGATGGCGTCATAGGCCTGGCGCCGGGCCAGTCGCATCGGCAGCTCGGACCGCGCCACCTCGGGCCAGCGCAGGCCCTCTTCGGTCAAGGCGGCCAGTGCACGCCGTGCCCGCTGGGCCAGCATGGGGATGCTGCGGTATTCCCACCACGGAAACAGGTAGCTGGCGCCCCAGGCCAGGGCGGCGCCCAGCACCGTGTCCAGCAGGCGTTCGGTCACGCCAAAGCCGCCTTCCGGCGCCATCAGATGGGCCTGCAGCAGGGCCATGATGGTGGCAGCCGTGGCAGTGATCATGTAGCGCCGGTTGACGAAGGCATGGGCGGTGCCGGCCGCGAGCAGGAAGATGACATCGCTCAGCGCCGTGACATGCGTGACCGCCAGAACCATCACCAGCAGACAGCCCAGCAGGGTGCCCAGGATCCGGGCATCCCGGCGCGACAGGGTCTGTTCCAGGTTGCCGCGCAGCACCACCGCCACGCTCAGCACCAGCCAGTTGGGGTGCGAGGCCCAGGGCAGCCAGAGGGCCAGCGCATAGGCTGCCGTCAGGGCCAAGGCGCTGCGCACCGCGTGCCTCAGGATGGGAGAGTGCCAGTGCAACTGCGACGCCAGGGAGGCCAGGGGCCAGCCCTCGGCGCTGATGAAACGCAGCAACTCGTCGCGTGGCGGCAGGGTCTGGCCCGAGCCCTCGACCAGCGCGGCCCGCAGCCGGGCCAGATCCTTGAGCAGGTGCTCGCCCCGTCCCAGCAGGATGTGCCCCAGCCGGTTCGGCGCCAGCCCCTCCCACTGGCCCAGGCTGTAGCGCAGCCGGGCCTGCAGCGCCTCCACCTCGACCGGCGGTGGCGGCTCGGCCCGTTCCAGGGCCAGGGCCTGACGGGCCAGCGCGTCGCCCAAGGAGCCGAGCCATTCCCCCAGGGCCACTCGCGTCGCCTGGGAGGTGTCTTCCTTGCCCAGCCCGGCCAGGTCCAGCTCGCTCACCATCAGCGCATCGCGCAACTCGATGGCCTGGAGCAAGGCATCGCTCAGGCGCAGGGCGGCCGGCCGGTGCTGTGCCTCGAACAGCAGGTCACGGGCGGCCTGGATCTGCTCGTCCAGCGCGGCCTGGTGGATGATCCAGTGGGTGAGGGCGGTCTGGGCGTCCGGGGTGTCCGTGGCCGGCAGCGCGAGCAACTGGCCGCGTGCACGCAGCAGCTCACCCAGGGCCCGGAAGGCCGAGGCCACGGCCAGTTGCCGCAGCCGGGGCTGCACACGCCGTGACGTCCAGCCGGCCCAGGCCCAGTACAGCGTCGCGCCTGCCAGGGTCCACAGGGCGTGGTGAGCGATCTCGCGGACATCGGCCGTGGGCGGATGGGCCAGCGAGAACACCAGGGCCAGGATGGGCACGAAGGACAGCGGGCCGGCCCGCGCTCCCCAGGCCATGGCCATGGCCGAGACACCACCGATCAGCGCCACCAGCAAGGCCAGAGCCAACGGGTGGGTGCTCAGGCTCAGCGCGAGAACGCTGGCCAGGGTGCCCACCAGGGCGCCGGTGGCCACGCGCAAGCGGGTGCGGGCCGGTGCCAGCGGTGTGTCCGGCAGGCTGGTGAAGATGGCGCCCGAGACGGCCGCCACGGCGGCCACGGACCCACCCAGGGCCCAGCACACCAGATGCACCAGCCCCAGGCCCAGGACGACCGACAGGCCATTGATGCCATGGGCCGGCAGGGCCAGGCTCCAGCGACGCAGAAACGACATGGCGCGCATTCTCACCGAGTGCGCGCCATGGTTGGGAGGGGCGATTCCCCTCGGGGAGCAGGCCGGGCTTACATGCCCGCGTAGTTCGGGCCGCCGCCGCCTTCCGGGGTGACCCAGACGATGTTCTGGGTCGGGTCCTTGATGTCGCAGGTCTTGCAGTGCACGCAGTTCTGGGCGTTGATCACCAACTGGTCGGCACCGTCCTTGTTGACGAACTCGTAGACGCCGGCCGGGCAGTAGCGGCTTTCGGGGCCGGCGAACTTGGCCAGGTTCACCTTCACCGGCACCGAGGCGTCCTTCAGCGTCAGGTGGGCCGGCTGGTTCTCTTCATGGTTGGTGTTGCTGATGAACACCGAGGAGAGCCGGTCGAAGGTCAGCTTGCCATCGGGCTTGGGGTAGTCGATCTTGGGGCAGTCGGCCGCTGGCTTGAGGTACAGATGGTCGGCCTGCTGGCGGTGGATCGTCCAGGGCGGCACGGTGATGCCCAGCTTGGGCAGCAGCCACTGCTCGATGCCGGTCATCAGCGTGCCGATGGTGTTGCCCTTCTTGAACCACTGCTTGAAGTTCTTGGCCCGCATCAGCTCGGTGTGCAACCAGCTCTGCTCGAAGGCCACCGGGTAGTCGCCCAGCTCGTCCTGGGCGCGGCCGGCCTGCAGGGCGTTGAAGGCGGCTTCAGCGGCCAGCATGCCGGTCTTGATGGCCGCGTGGCTGCCCTTGATGCGCGAGGCGTTCAGCGTGCCGGCATCGCAGCCCACCAGGGCGCCGCCGGGGAAGACCAGCTTGGGCAGGGACAGGATGCCGCCGGCGGTGATGGCGCGTGCGCCATAGCCCAGGCGCTTGCCGCCCTCGATGTGCTTGCGGATGGACGGGTGGGTCTTCCAGCGCTGCATCTCCTCGAAGGGCGACAGCCAGGGGTTCTTGTAGTCCAGGCCGACCACATAGCCCAGCGTGACCTTGTTGCCTTCGAGGTGGTAGAGGAAGCCGCCACCGTAGGTGTCGCTGTCCATCGGCCAGCCGGCGGTGTGCACCACCAGGCCCGGCTTGGCCTGGGCCGCCGGCACTTCCCACAGCTCCTTGATGCCGATGGCGTAGCTCTGCGGGTCGCGGCCGTGGTCCAGCTGGTACTTGGCGATCAGCTGCTTGCCCAGGTGGCCGCGGGCGCCCTCGGCGAAGATGGTGTACTTGCCCAGCAGTTCCATGCCCAGCTGGAAGTTCTCGGTGGGCTCACCGTCCTTGCCGATGCCCATGTTGCCGGTGGCCACGCCCTTGACGCGGCCCTGCTCGTCGTAGACGACTTCGGCGGCCGAGAAGCCGGGGAAGATCTCCACGCCCAGGGCCTCGGCCTGCTCGCCCAGCCACTTGGTGACCGCGCCCAGGCTGATGACGTAGTTGCCCTGGTTGTGGAAGCACTCTGGCAGCAGGCCGTGCGGGGTCTGCTTGGCGCCGGTCTCCGACAGGAACAGCACCTCGTCCTCGGTGACGGGTTGGTTCAGCGGCGCGCCCAGTTCCTGCCAGTTCGGGAACAGCTCGGTGATGGCCTTGGGGTCCATCACGGCGCCCGACAGGATGTGCGCGCCGGGCTCGGAACCCTTTTCCAGCACCACGACGTTGACCTCGGTGCCCTTTTCGGCGGCCAGTTGCTTCAGGCGGATCGCGGTGGACAGCCCGGCCGGGCCACCGCCGACGATCACCACGTCGTATTCCATCGATTCGCGGGGGCCGTATTGGGCAAGAAGCTCGGCGGAAGTCATGGTCTGTCCTTGGGTGGGATATGAATTGTTGTCAGCACCCCGGCCTTCTAGGTCGAACCCGGGGTGCTTGTCTGCGCAGGGATTCTAGCGATTTGTACGTGAAAATAGCACGAACGTTCGTTTCTGAAAATACGGACAGTTCCGGGGCGTCTGTGCTGGTGCTGTCAGGGCGCTGATGACAGACAGGCGTGCTATTGTTTCCTCAGCAGACGACACAGGTTTTCGCTGCAGACAGGGCCACCTGGGTCGCCGAAAGTCTCTCTCCATCACCAGTTCCAGCACGGGCCTGTGCCCGCTTCATCCATGAGCTACAACATTGATCTTTCGGGCCGTGTGGCCCTCGTGACCGGCGCTTCCAGCGGGCTGGGCGCGCAGTTCGCCAAGACGCTGGCGCGTTCGGGTGCTGCCGTGGTGCTGGCCGGCCGCCGCATCGACCGTCTCAAGGATCTGCGTGCCGAGATCGAGGGTTCCGGCGGCGACGCCCACGTGGTCAAGCTGGACGTGACCGATGTGGACAGCATCAAGTCGGCCGTGGCCCATGCCGAGACCGAGACCGGCACGCTGGACATCCTGGTCAACAACTCGGGCGTGAGCACCACGCAGAAGCTGACCGAGGTCGGCCCCGACGACTACGACTACGTGATGAACACCAATGCCCGCGGCGCCTTCTTCGTCGCGCAGGAGGTGGCCAAGCGCATGATCGCCCGCTCGCGCGGTGCCGCACCGGGCACCTTCACCGGCGGTCGCATCGTCAACATCGCGTCGATGGCCGGTCTGCGGCCGCTCGGCCAGATCGGCGTCTACGCCATGAGCAAGGCGGCCGTGGTGCACATGACCAAGGTGATGGCGCTGGAATGGGGCCGCTACGGCATCAACGTCAACGCCATCTGCCCGGGCTACATCGACACCGAGATCAACCACCGCCACTGGTCCACCGATGCGGGCCAGAAGCTGATCCAGATGCTGCCGCGCAAGCGCGTGGGCCAGCCGCAGGATCTGGACGCGGTGCTGATGATGCTCTGCGCCAACGAGAGCCACTTCATCAACGGCGCCGTGGTGCAGGCCGACGATGGATTCGGACTTTGAGCCGCTGAGCCCCGCCCAGGCGCGGGTGCTGGGCGTGCTGGTGGAGAAGCAGCACACCGTGCCCGACAGCTACCCGCTGTCGCTCAATGCGCTGGTGGCCGGCTGCAACCAGAAGACCGCCCGCCAGCCCGTGATGGAGCTGGACGAACCCACGGCGTTGCAGGCCCTGGATGAGCTCAAGCGCCGCCATCTGGTGGTGGAGGTCAGCGGCAGCCGCGTGCTGCGCTTCGACCACAACATGGCCCGTGGCCTGAGCGTGCCCGGGCAGGCGGTGGCCCTGCTGACCATGCTGATGCTGCGCGGCCCGCAGACGGCGGCCGAACTGCGGCTGAACTGCGAGCGCCTGCATCGCTTTGCCGACATCTCCTCGGTCGAAGCCTTCCTGGACGAATTGGCCGGCAAGACGCCGCCGCGGGCGATCAAGCTCGCGCGTGCGCCCGGTGAGCGCGAGGCCCGCTGGGCCCACCTGCTGTGCGGGGAACCGGCGCAGCCGGCCGAAGGGCGTGCGCCGGCCGCGATCCCTGCGGACGGGGCTGTCCTGGACGAGTTGCGAGCCGAACTGAACCGTCAGGCGGCGGAACTGGCTGCGTTGCGGACCGAACTGGCCCAACTGCGCACCCAACTGAAGAATGAACTGGGGCTGAGCGCCCCCACCCCCGAGACTCCCGATGCGATTTGAACTGCCCGCCGAGAAGACCTTGGTCTTCGACATGGTGCTGCCCATGCGCTGGGGCGACATGGACGCCTACGGCCACATCAACAACACCGTCTACTTCCGCTACTTCGAGAGCCTGCGGGTGGACTGGCTGCTGAGCCAGGGGCGCCCCCTGCAGGATGGCGGCATGGGGCCCGTGGTGGTCAACGCCTTCTGCAGCTACCTGCGCCAGGTGACCTATCCGGGCGAACTGCGGGCGCGGCTTTACGTGGGCCAGCAGGGCCGCAGCAGCATGGAGACCTTCTTCACGCTGGAGCGCACTGACGAGCCGGGTGTGACCTGCGCCGAAGGGGGCGCGACCATGGTGTGGATGGACTTCGCGACCGGCCGCTCCGCCCCGATGCCGGACTGGCTGCGCCAGGCGGCCTGTCCCGCGGCGGACTGACCCATCCGCGGATGGCCCGCCACGCCAGTGGCGTGGCTCAGCTTTCGCCGGCCAGCAGCCGGTGCACCAGCTCGGCGGTGGTACCGGCGTTCATCTTGCGCATCAGCCGGGCGCGGTACACATCCACCGTGCGCGGGCTGATGTCGAGCTTGCGGCCGATCTCCTTGCTGGTCAGGCCGTCCACCAGCAGCGCGGCGATCTCCCGCTCGCGGCCGGTGAAGTCCACCTTCAGCACCCGGCGGGCCGACAGATCCTGGAAGCTCCAGACGCCCGCGGCGTGCGGATCCTCCGGGTCCAGCGCGCGGCCGGCCACATGGCACCAGAACAGCTCGCCGTTGGCCCGGCGCATCACCCGGTCGTCGGCGTAGCGG
This sequence is a window from Ideonella dechloratans. Protein-coding genes within it:
- a CDS encoding GNAT family N-acetyltransferase gives rise to the protein MTAQLLRTAALTPETWSDLEDLFRARGCAQARTCWCMYYRRSGEPVVPPGQRKADVNRDAFQALVDAGVFTGILAYEGSQAVGWLSFGPREDYAKLARSPVMKPVDEQPVWSVICFVVRPTHRGRGVARALLAAAMQEAHRRGVTLEAYPVDKPGPLEDDNLWFGPASLYTEAGFTEVARRKPERPVVRLKPV
- a CDS encoding electron transfer flavoprotein-ubiquinone oxidoreductase, with the protein product MTSAELLAQYGPRESMEYDVVIVGGGPAGLSTAIRLKQLAAEKGTEVNVVVLEKGSEPGAHILSGAVMDPKAITELFPNWQELGAPLNQPVTEDEVLFLSETGAKQTPHGLLPECFHNQGNYVISLGAVTKWLGEQAEALGVEIFPGFSAAEVVYDEQGRVKGVATGNMGIGKDGEPTENFQLGMELLGKYTIFAEGARGHLGKQLIAKYQLDHGRDPQSYAIGIKELWEVPAAQAKPGLVVHTAGWPMDSDTYGGGFLYHLEGNKVTLGYVVGLDYKNPWLSPFEEMQRWKTHPSIRKHIEGGKRLGYGARAITAGGILSLPKLVFPGGALVGCDAGTLNASRIKGSHAAIKTGMLAAEAAFNALQAGRAQDELGDYPVAFEQSWLHTELMRAKNFKQWFKKGNTIGTLMTGIEQWLLPKLGITVPPWTIHRQQADHLYLKPAADCPKIDYPKPDGKLTFDRLSSVFISNTNHEENQPAHLTLKDASVPVKVNLAKFAGPESRYCPAGVYEFVNKDGADQLVINAQNCVHCKTCDIKDPTQNIVWVTPEGGGGPNYAGM
- the eutC gene encoding ethanolamine ammonia-lyase subunit EutC, which translates into the protein MANDLVRPDPWAGLRAQTPARVGLGRAGGSLPTRELLAFGAAHAQARDAVHLPLDVPALVARLAALGGPPVLTVQSAAPDRATYLLRPDLGRRLSSESAQALDERRAAPCDLLLVIGDGLSAAAIERQAVPLVEELLVRRPEGWTLGPLVVATQARVALGDDIGARLGAAQVAMLIGERPGLSSPDSLGIYLTHAPRMGRSDAERNCLSNVRPEGLAPAEAARKLWWLAEAARTLQLTGVGLKDRSDERSLSGVGD
- a CDS encoding helix-turn-helix domain-containing protein, producing the protein MSHALVPRPLLLQRSSHDVDEQATLLQGWQQDYVQLSSGAFEGRFVEARLARMHLFVEDTSRRLLQRGARPADRLALGVPLSLGRGPVSFCGHTDWQGPAREAHFCSFSGADGFEFMTPEGLSMAGLDLPLDELLALATEEDHPALGRLASQAGLHRADPAGLRALQEQLSGALALITALPARQDDERACTQLQQALMSNVLALLPGSLTPTAPHRAAQLVARAQAFVRDDPETPHTVATLCQALGVSRRTLQAAFQQVTGLAPAAFLRTVRLAGARRALKEARSVAEAATQWGFWHLGLFAQDYRALYDELPSQTWRRLHGGPAALH
- a CDS encoding FUSC family protein — translated: MSFLRRWSLALPAHGINGLSVVLGLGLVHLVCWALGGSVAAVAAVSGAIFTSLPDTPLAPARTRLRVATGALVGTLASVLALSLSTHPLALALLVALIGGVSAMAMAWGARAGPLSFVPILALVFSLAHPPTADVREIAHHALWTLAGATLYWAWAGWTSRRVQPRLRQLAVASAFRALGELLRARGQLLALPATDTPDAQTALTHWIIHQAALDEQIQAARDLLFEAQHRPAALRLSDALLQAIELRDALMVSELDLAGLGKEDTSQATRVALGEWLGSLGDALARQALALERAEPPPPVEVEALQARLRYSLGQWEGLAPNRLGHILLGRGEHLLKDLARLRAALVEGSGQTLPPRDELLRFISAEGWPLASLASQLHWHSPILRHAVRSALALTAAYALALWLPWASHPNWLVLSVAVVLRGNLEQTLSRRDARILGTLLGCLLVMVLAVTHVTALSDVIFLLAAGTAHAFVNRRYMITATAATIMALLQAHLMAPEGGFGVTERLLDTVLGAALAWGASYLFPWWEYRSIPMLAQRARRALAALTEEGLRWPEVARSELPMRLARRQAYDAIGALALAARRTAVEPEAVRLPLRTLAGLLAQCHVLLAQLSGIRRLLSYRQAELDRRQVEPALQAHGAEIARILRSHLEEELPQTWPAPPQAQPSADFNQWLLRRLTLAELAACRVAHVNHELARAARAVRRRA
- a CDS encoding ethanolamine ammonia-lyase subunit EutB, which gives rise to MAYTHTLGGQVWSFADLKTLLAKASPLRSGDVLAGLAASTAAERMAARMALAELPLRTFLNEALIPYEEDEVTRLIQDRHDEAAFAEIAHLTVGDFRDWLLIQAVAPDGEAALTRVRAGITPEMAAAVSKLMRNQDLILVARRCRVITRFRNTLGLPGRMAMRLQPNHPTDDARGIAISTLDGLLYGVGDAVIGINPAGDGLGPLTGLMQLMDEVIRRFEIPTQSCVLTHVTNQIKAMEQGAPVDLVFQSIAGTEAANRSFGIDLAVLREAREAALSLKRGTLGDNVMYFETGQGSALSANAHHGVDQQTCEARAYGVARAFEPMICNTVVGFIGPEYLYDGKQIIRAGLEDHFCGKLLGLPIGCDVCYTNHAEADSDDMDTLMTLLGAAGVTFLIGVPGADDVMLNYQSTSFHDALMLRQVLGLKRAPEFEAWLQRMGLTDDAGQLLPVTPAHPLLQHFGGF
- the eat gene encoding ethanolamine permease, with the translated sequence MSQPGQLKPALNAWHLWGLAVGLVISGEYFGWSYGWASAGTLGFLVATILVAAMYTTFIFSFTELTTAIPHAGGPFAYAERAFGPTGGFIAGFATLVEFVFAPPAIALAIGAYLNVQFPALDPKWVAVGAYGVFMALNIVGVKTAATFELFVTILAIFELLVFMGVVSPGFSVANFVAKGWAGSDTFSPAAWSGIFAAIPFAIWFFLAIEGVAMAAEEAKHPHRTIPRAYIGGILTLVVLALGVMFLAGGAGDWNKLSNINDPLPQAMKMIVGEHSGWLHMLVWIGLFGLIASFHGIILGYSRQIFALARSGYLPGLLAAVHPRFGTPWVGVLAGGVVGILAIFSDQWIVIGGQPLTANIVTMSVLGAIVMYIMSMASLFVLRRKEPGLTRPFPAIGYPVLPAIALVLAVGCLITMVWFNTLLSAIFLGAMAVAWVYFHFFTAQRRAAVAELTVVSVEVVQTQG